TTCTACTCTTTTCTATAACCCGGCACTTTATAATATATACCTCGACATATCGATATCACCGGCGATCTCTTTTAATTTACTGTTCACATAATCTCCGTTTATCTTTATCTGCTTTTCACTGATATTGGGAGCGGCATAGAGAATCTCTTCGAGCAATTTCGTCATCACGGTATGCAATCTGCGCGCGCCGATGTTTTCAGTGGACTCATTGACCCTGGAAGCAATCTCAGCGATCATCTCTATTGCATCATCAGTGAAATCAAGGGTCACACCTTCGGTCGCCATCAGAACACTGTACTGTTTGATCAAAGAATTCTCCGGTTCGACAAGGATCCGTTTGAAATCATCCTTTGTGAGTGAAGAAAGCTCCACCCTGATCGGAAAACGCCCCTGCAGTTCAGGAATCAAGTCCGACGGTTTTTTATTGTGAAAAGCACCCGCCGCAATGAATAGAATGTGATTGGTCTTTATCATACCGTATTTGGTCATCACGCTCGAGCCCTCGACAATCGGCAGCAGATCACGCTGCACCCCTTCACGCGAGACATCAGGTCCGTGGGTGGCGCCGCTGCCCGCAATCTTGTCAATCTCGTCAATGAAGACGATCCCGGAATTTTCAGTCCGCTCCCGGGCTTCATTTACCACCTCATCCATATCTATCAACTTATCCGCCTCTTCATTCTCCAGATAACGCAGTGCCTCTTTCACGCGCATCTTCCGTTTTTTTCTCTTTTTCGAGAGTTTGCCGCCGAACGCCTCTTCAATGGCGATGCTGATG
The sequence above is drawn from the candidate division WOR-3 bacterium genome and encodes:
- the hslU gene encoding ATP-dependent protease ATPase subunit HslU; the protein is MSHVYPTPEEIVAKLDKYVIGQTEAKKAVAIALRNRWRRQRVSGKIREEIYPNNIILIGPTGVGKTEIARRLASIARAPFIKVEASRFTEVGYVGRDVESMVRGLVEISVNMVRQEKMKLVAEKAKQFAEERILDILLPASPISKAPPLTSPESAEFTESALSTREKMRKLLREGKFDDRTIELEVVSQKMPFVELFNQAGIGDISIAIEEAFGGKLSKKRKKRKMRVKEALRYLENEEADKLIDMDEVVNEARERTENSGIVFIDEIDKIAGSGATHGPDVSREGVQRDLLPIVEGSSVMTKYGMIKTNHILFIAAGAFHNKKPSDLIPELQGRFPIRVELSSLTKDDFKRILVEPENSLIKQYSVLMATEGVTLDFTDDAIEMIAEIASRVNESTENIGARRLHTVMTKLLEEILYAAPNISEKQIKINGDYVNSKLKEIAGDIDMSRYIL